In Lactuca sativa cultivar Salinas chromosome 5, Lsat_Salinas_v11, whole genome shotgun sequence, the DNA window cgtccgggcacattatcaaccaaattccaaacttggttatcatacatggattggatctcgctgtccattgcctctttccatttagcagacttcgggcctgccatggcttccttatagataTTAGGTTCatttagatttattagtgtaccatcactaatatacgtgtccccttcggtagtaatatgaaaaccataaagttggggttgaactctaactctttcggaacgtctaagaggtaaggacttgtcaatcggttcaaccggagtttcctcctcgggttgagtgccagcggtagaggttccttcatcaatcgactcttgaatgtcttcaagcttgatttgcctcccactgtctccttggcttatgagttctcgctctcggaaaactcctctcttcgcaacaaagacaacattgtccttcggtctatagaagagatatccaaaggatttctgcgggtagccgatgaaaatacatcgctcactacgaggtttgagcttgtcgtgagtatctcgtcttacgaaagcctcacaaccccaaaccttgatatgtgctaacgagggagctttccctgtccatatttcgtgaggtgttttggcaaccttcttagcagggactcggttaaggatatgggcggcagtctctaaggcatacccccagaatgagataggtagtgaagcacgactcatcatagagcggaccatgtctaacaaggttcgattacgcctttctgccactccattcaactgcggtgtcctaggtggcgttaattgtgaaactattccacactccttgagatagtcgtggaactcaagacttaggaactctcctcctcgatcggatcgaagcctcttgattttcttgcccaattgattctccacttcattcttgaactctttgaacttttcaaacgtttctgacttttgcttgattaagtagatatacccatatctactatagtcatcggtaaaagtcatatagaagcggttcccatcctttgtggttgatctaaacggtccacatacatcggtatgtatgaggtctaatagaccctcacccctttcacatgtgctagtgaagggtgacttggtcatctttccaagtaaacaagactcgcatgtgtcatcttccctaaggtcgaatgactccaaaactccatccttttggagttgggctatgtgcttcttgttgacatgtccaagacgacaatgccacaaggatgctctatccatactattggaagaatccatgcataaaacatcatttcctaggttatctacaatcataacagtttcataaattccattacatggtattgctccaaaatataagacaccatttagataagcataaatagaacaattctcattattaaaagaaaatctaaatccttgtctaaacaaaccatgaaatgaaatgatgttacttgccatttctggcgaatagcaacaattattcaaatctaaacataaaccattcctaagcactagagaatacactccaatcttggtcacaggcgacgatcttctgttccccatgattagatttattcttccatgctccacatccctatttcttcttagtccgtgcaactcagaacaaatgtggtaaccatacccggtatcgaggacccaagaaatagcatgagatgaatcattagatttaattgtgtatatacctgcgaaagacggcttgatctttccttccctgatggcttgcaggtagtctgggcagcttctcttccaatgccctattttgtggcaatggtggcactctgcctcctctgggttagggttaggcttagcgggatcaactttggtcccactagaagaggaagcatctcgggactttcccttgcggtggctcttagacggagccttcctcttcttacccataCCTTGCCTAATTGCTAAAACAGGAGCagctggtggattgggagttggtgcaacagacttgtccttgaggttgatCTCAGCAACCCtaaagagaccttggagcttacttcgggtgacctcctctttgttcatgtggtaggtcatcctaaattgattgtaacacggaggcaaggagtgaagcaccatgtcgatagccaagtcttccccaaagtcaacattcaacttgcgaagacgatcgacatacctttgcatcttttgcaggtgcacggttagagattctccatgacccattttagcggagatcatgttagtgaagatctcgtaacgttcctgccttgCGTtatgatggtatctctccaataagtcttggtgcatttcgtacggatacatgtccttgTAGGACTTATGGAATTCatcgttcattgtggctatcatgatgcaatgaaccttcgttgcaccacgttcatgagtctcaaaagcagtcatttcagccggagtagcgatttatgggttgatcttctcgagcttctcatcgaggacatactccttgtcctcgtagcgaccaatcgtgcgaatgtatcttatccattcgctaaagttcgtcccatcgaaagtcaccttttggcaaaggctcatccatgtgaacgagctagcaacAGCGtcgttcgcgttcgacatctacaaatagaaaggacaaagatagattagaatttgaatcactaattatcacccaataagaaaaattagggctaggacctaacaacaatatttacatattagaaaagggatgccgtaatctaacatgcaaacaatttgaaggtaagtgaatgacgattcactaattctccaccatgaaaacataaatttaagttctaaatgtattgagaattcctaggtttggatgagattcattgaacgtttcaatgacatgtttaaatctcgatatgcccctctcgtttgtgactgggataccgaggatcacaaagtgggtgtgaataaccatgcaaattcacacggtgccttcattgtaacaatcacctattcgatgtgctggtaaaccacacacgctccatcgaactatgataaacaatgaatcaccctttgccaccttttcctagaactaattagtgtgccggtaaaccacacacgctccactaacttcttagcaagggtgcaaagtgtaatttcatgggattgcatcaattcacttttcctaaagtaactaggattgggaattttgaaaaacatgtagttactttgtatttcatattatacttttaatgaggagatgaggttgccctatcctacccgttcggctaacgaccctccaccgatcaagcaagcggtgggtgtgagtgtacacccattaagcgccattttataggccgcaaccttatacccaccttatagaccggcttcgtgaatgaggcctactaacggtaagactagcatttttaattatacatacatacatatatatatatatatatatatatatatatatatatatatatatatatatatatatatatattaatcttgtaatattatattattatagggttgaattttaaacttgtaaaattttagggtttgaaatttaaattgtctaaattaaatttttaatcacaaaacataaatttcaaaacttgagggcaagttttaaacttttcaaaacatagggaatcaaataacaaataatccaaattaacatttactcacataattatccatatttgatttatttaattatttcttgcaaaacaatttaccaatttaattaaaataattaatcaattatcacataaggaaattaatattcaattaattgataaatatcttcaattaggtcaagagtATActtaaatatatcataaaataggatttatattgacccattaagattaaggtaagtatccaaaagataaacaacaagaaatcctgaaATTAGCTCTttttgacgctcgaactcgccgagtaccacaatggacttgCTGAGTTgagcctactcaccgagtccactatgggactcgccgagttcatcaggcagaatgacaaaattcgaattttgcaagcaacaaacaagcaaccaatgcatcaattcaatagaaaccaatcaagtctctgataccactgatggggtttagccatatgaacattcctatgtgcacatacaaaccctaattcttggatctaggtttctctaattgaacatgcatggaatccaagacttctaatgataattctagtataataacataagaaatcagatttggaagattaccttgaatcacttgcttgaatcttcttgtccttggagctttagagtcacaagtgtcactcctcaaatggcttataaacaccaactagcaagaggatgattatagagagaggagagaggaggaagaaatcggctagggtttctttagagacaagggtgccgattttccttaacccttagggtctatttatactagtgaggctcctagggtttcatccttaaaccctaattggataacttaggccctaagcaatccaataccctagtgataagcctttggacgaattctaggctcttctaaaccctaaattcgtccaacccttatcTTTAagagattatagcccaaagtacaactatcatacaattgacagtttatgcccttctatttaattaatctcttaagtcaccaaattaattcctaattaatttatgacttatattaatcaaataacaatattattattccttatattattctcataatatattaataatatttcttctctcattataaatcatcctgtcaagttgctatggtgaagacaacccaaaaggataatgcacaaccgggtcaaatacttgcctaatatagttgcagccttagacattattccaacatatatatatatatatatatatatatatatatatatatatatatatataacccactAGTATTCGTATACTTTAATTATAACTAGTAAAAACTCCTAACGTCATTCGCGCAGGTTCGACTAAGTTTAGCAAAAATCAGTGGAGGTTTGATTGAAATTTGTAAATGTCATGATGTTTCTAAATGAGTTTAATCAATAACAATAAGGTTTAAATGCAACAAActataaatcatatttctatttatTTGTTCATTTTACAAAGCGAAAATCAGACGATAAAGGAAAAGTCAAAACTGAAAGAATGATGAAATTTACAGAACATGTTTAGTAAGGGTCCCAAAGTGTAACATTAGCAAAGATGATACAACAAAAACCCAAAATTACCAAACTTAAAGGACAAaatttatataacatatgtagtAAGGGACCCAAAGTGTAACATTAGCAAAAATGATGTGGCAAAAACCCAAAGACACCAAACTATGATATTGCTAAAGGTCTAAGGGATTAAAAGTGTAACATTTTCAAAGTTTTGTGGAAAATATCTAAATGACCTAAAAAGTTCTATTTCTATGGTGTTGTTCGGTTCTCAGAATGTTTCTAAAGGAATTAGAATTAGAATTGAAAAAATAATTTGTTAGGAATTTGAATCCAATTCCATATATTGTTTGGTTGGCAGGAAATGAAATTAGAATTAATTCCAGATTTTGCTTGATTGGTAGGAAACATAATTAAAATCCATGTAAAATGATAAAATTGCCTTTTTTTATCTGTTTTGCTTAAATTTACTTTGATTTCTATCTTACATGTAAAGATATATTATATAAACTATAAAATAGtaaatttcattttattaattgAGCATTCATGCCGATGACGGTGGTAAGTGGTGGTGATTGATAGCGGCGATGATGGTGGTGTAGGATGGTGtatggtggtaggtggtggtggtagtgacaGTGGCGGTGGCAATGGAAATGGTAGGTGGTGGTGACAATGGCGGGAGGTGGGTGGTGGTAGCGGTGGTGTTGGTGGTGGGTGATAGTGGTGGCGGTGGCAGTATGTAGATGGTGGTGGTGACGACGGTGACGGTAGCGGGGgtaagtggtggtggtggtgggtgcgTGGGTGGTGGCGGCGGAAGGTGGTAACGACACCGATAGGTGATGTGGTGGTAGCGGTGACGGTGACGgtaggtgggtggtggtggaAATATTCGTGACACTAGCATTGGTAGGTAGTGGTGGGTCGTTATGGTGGCGATGCTTGTGGTAGGTGGTGGCAGTGTCGGTGGtaggtagtggtggtggcggtgtcAATAACAGtaagtggtgggtggtggtgggtagtgggtAGTGGCGGCGATGATGAAGGTAGTGATAAGTGGTAGTATGTGATGATGGTAAAGGTTATGCTATAAAATAAAACAATGGTAATAAGGTAAAATGTTACTTTTCTTCCTGAAAACGAATTAATTTCATCATCTTTTTGAAAGAAAGAGTTTTCCCTTATCTGATGAAAAGTTTTGTCATTTAAGTTTCTAAATTTTATCATACAAAGTTGAACCAAACTCTAGAATATGGTGGAATTGGAATCATTTCCCCACAAATTCTATTTCGTTGAAACGAACCAAACGCACCTTAAGAGtgatgtgaatatatatatatatatatatatatatatatatatatatatatatatatatataattttgtgaTTATccgttaaatataaatataatagttATTTTCATTAACAGTACCAAAGTCAAAATGAAATGGAAACAAATAGGATTGAGATCGAAGACATGATATGGTGGCCTTTCCTATAGAAAAGCGACACGTGTGGTGGCTTAAAAGGAAAATGTCCTCAACTGTTGGGCCTAAAGGAAGTAGTAAACTTATAAAGCAATAAAGGGAAGATAAGGATCGAGGGGttgagataatatatatatatatatatatatatatatatatatatatatatatatatatatatatatatatatatatatatatatatatatatatatatggggatgattaatttgatattaaaaaaaattaaagattttCAGATTTAACCTCAGCCATATATTTCTCATTTACTGCTCCAACGTTCTAGTGTACCGGTAGCAGTGGAGTATGCATAATCATAACTGATTATACCTATATCTCTGTTCACAGGTTGAAtcttaaaatctctatttaattttaatttcaaCGGAAcctgcctatatatatatatatatatatatatatatatatatatatatatatatatatatatatatatatatatatatatatatatatatatatatacacacacacacacacacacacgaggtttaattgataaaataaaaaGTTTAGAATGAGATAATCAATCTCAGCCACATTTATTTTGCCATAAAACACTTAGAAGTATCGACGAAAATAGACAAAAGATAAATGTGTGCTTTCAAACCAaatatgtttccttaaactatactAATCAttactataatatatataaaaacgtagtttatttatttatttattaaaattttactttttaaaaagctatttttttcgaaaaaaatattttaaagatatcaaaattcgtatttttttattctttataaacatacattaatattgatataattttaagataaaataaaatatttagtttttttaatagtttcaacactcgttattcataaatgaatacaataCATTCTTTATTCACTTACAAATAAAATGTATGCttattttttttacagtttaagtatcatttatatatgaatataacacataataatgtGTTCTTgtctaaaatatatattttacatcatctttcgtcacatttatattcatatatgaataaatcgTGTATTAGATCTCgtcatatgttatattcatacATGAATAAAACATTCATCAAATTTTGGTTAAAGttcatttgttattcatatatgaataagcagTATGTTAATAAAGGACGAAGTGTTTTGAAAATTCGAActctatattcatatatgaataacaaatgaaCTATAACAAAATTCTGATGAATGTgttaattcatatatgaatataacttgTGAGAAGAGTTaatatatgttttattaatatgTGAGTATAACATGTGAAGAGAGGGATGAAAACTGTAAAAAGTTTATTACAtgtcatattcatatataaataatacttaaactgtaaaaaaattaaacatactttttatttataagtGATTAACGAATGTACAATAATATAAATCTGgtgtatttttattcacttatgaataacgagagctgaacaataaaacaataattttttattttatcttaaaactatatcgaTATGGATGtgtatattattaaaaataaattttcgataaaaataggtcctgcaaaaaaaactattttttgtatatattaaggtaatagttatcatagtttaaggaaacatgtttggttGTAAAACACATATGTACTCATTTTTCATTTCCGTTGGTACAATGGACGGTTTTcaggcaaaaataaatgattgactaTGAATGATTTCCTCAtttctcaactttttttttctcaattgaatttaccccccccccccccccccgctctctgacacacacacactctctctctctctatatatatatatatacacacacacagagagagagagagagagagagagagagagagagagagagagtttgtggttcaaatgagaaccacaacATGTTAAGAACCTAAGAACCAATGTTTTATTTTTTCATTAAGATATTTTGGACAAATTAAGCattaatattaaattaaacaaactcTTCTTTTCCCTCTTTTACATGCCACCTACCTTCGTCGGAGCATTGTCAGACCACCGTCAGGTCATTGTCAGACTAACACTAAAATTAATTTGTCAATGTAAAACAAACATCATAACTTTCATTTATTTGGTAATACTTTtgaacacatatcatatcattttgcatctaaatatttaaaatttaatcaagaaaataaaattttacaTTGACAAATTAATTTTTTCTCTCTTCAAAATTGTAGATCTTTTAAAAAAGGATATCTTTTATAAGACATTCACAGTTAAAATACgatattcacaatttaatgaaTATATTAATTCACTAATTCACAGTCAAATATTTTTATGTATACattcattcatattttaatacaaaattatataaaatacataattTAACACAATCcattttcaacttaatccataaaattcacaacttaatacaatttaCTATACACTAATTACATTTTCAAAGAAGACAAACCCAAACTCTACCGCTACTAACTACGATATCTTTCGACGTCACAATCACCATTCATTCCAAatgatgtgtgtgtatatatatatatatatatatatatatatatatatatatatatatatatatatatatatatatatataatcattgatTCATAGCTTAAATAATGTATTCATAATTTAATATACCAATTAATTTACTAATTTAAACTTTAATGCAAAATTATTATAAAAACTAATAAACTCAcacaaaataaatatattcacaagaaaattaatacaaacaattcatacataaatcatttatattttaacataaatTTTATGGAAAATTCATAGCTTAAATACAGTTAATTCACAccttaatatagtcaatttacagtttagtacataaaattcacagcttaatataataaattcatattttaatacatacaaattataaattcataaccaTATTCTCAACTTAAAAATTACGTTTATACATTCAAATATGGAGGTTAGTGCTTCTTTCAAAGAGTATTTACACAATATCAATAGGCTAAGTTTCACAttatttattcaaaattaaataaaattggaTATATGTATAATGCTTCTATCATTTCATATTTCAAAAGCAAacaaaaaattcataaaaaatcaAAGCTTAATACTATAAATTTATACTTTAATACACAAATTCACATCTTAAacagtcaattcacagtttaacacACAAAATTCAAAACTTAACATaataaattcatagtttaatgcacaaaaattatacattcacaacttaaaacttaaatttcaagactttcatacataatttaataaaacagtttagtattaTGAGGAATGATATGTGTAGAAGTGTGAATTACAATATTGAAAAAATGAAGACGTTTaagtaaaaataacaaaaaaaatattatttgataatttattattttagtgTTTGACAATATTCTacttttatatatgtaaaatgATCAAAAAAgacttctaatatattattattttgtttttgtattttttaatatatattatcttGTTAATTATATAATCGTGCACCTTATAACAATATGATTAcaaattttttttcttacatttcaTTGCATATGTGGAAGTGTGAAttacaatataaaaaaaaataggacattcataaaaataataaacatataacaaTATGATTACAAAATTTTTTTGCTTACATTTCATTGCATATGTGGAAGTCTGAAttacattataaaaaaaataggaCATTCATAAAAATAATAAACAGTTATTCATGTGACCAAAATTAAATGCCTCTTTGCCTAAGACACATTCTAATCAAAACGTAAAACATAAAAATAGGGGTTTTTGATTATTAACTAAACTCCAAAATTGCAGTGAAAATAAACTAAATAAAACTCAGTAATAAAAACGAATTCAACTGTGctacgactttcctaatcatgcaatttGGTAAGATCTGGTTATTCAAAATGCGTTCTATCTAACCTGGTGCTGAGAAAAACTAAAaagctctagtataatctctttaCATAGTTAAATTAACCAATACAAGCTTCTTAGTTAaccctattttttttttgttgtccAATTAAACAAGCTCTAAATTAAGATCATGATTTGTGTAAAATTTccagcaatacccaatacttctcacaagctcggaagcgtaaatGTATGAAATTTCAGCTTATAACAAAGTCAAATCCAAACTTAGAACTgatttattacttgttacttattaccaaaTTGTCAAAACAATTACAGTTTTGAACAGTTGATTAACTGGAATGAttagctaggtgatcagactaacaagaattaaaAATCAAACCTTCATTAAGCTTAAAACTGAAACAACTAGATAGAAGCATACAATGAAAACCAAATCTGATAACCGATCACATGAAAAGTATTAGTCTATTGCAGAACTAAAAACTAGGGTAATCATTATTCTTCTCCATCATCTCCATCTCCAACCCCACTAGTACATGCGCCTCTCGCATGCTCGGCCCAACACTCCTCCCACGATGGTATGTAAGTGTAGCAGGGAGGTGCGCCACTTGGTGGTACTAGTTGTAGATGGTGCATCATTTCCTCGTTTGAATACCTGATAAAGTTCATCCGCTAACTAAGGTCATCACCATACAGTCTTGACATAACATGATATGGGTCCATAGGTATCTCGTCACCGCACATGCATCTTGGGGATCCCGATCTTTGACTCGCGACCTATATTCCTTCGACCTAATAGAGCCATAATTTCATCATCCACCAACACCGTATAGGTGTCGTTCCTCATATCCTTCACTATCTTAGCTGTCTGGAACAAACATAGACGAATTGGGCCTGAGGCTCATCAAACACTCCAAAAGATCTGGTTAATATGATAACCAACATACCACCATAAATAGGAGCCCCATGTTTACTCTTCCCAGCCCTCTCATTCAAGAAGCCTGCCACATAGTATCGGAGGTGACAAAAGATATTTGGTGTAATGATACACCACAGAAAAAACATGTCCAACAGAGGAACTCGGTCCCCTTTTTTTTTGGTTGATGGAGAATGTAATCAACCTATGGATGAATCGATGCACGACCTTCCTGATTTTTCCTTTGTTTGATGTTGCTCGTATGTAAGACCCATTTGCAATCTCAGTACAATACCCGGATTCAGTAAATCCTTCTAGAAACCTCTTGTGACAATGCTCCAAAAAGACAACGAATTCAGGAGATGTCGCCACTGATCTATTGTACAAATCCAAATGCCAGGCTAACTCAACAAGAATCAATTCCCGTCTTTGCCCCTCGAGACAAAATGTGAAATTCTTAGGATCATTCACACTATCCTTTCTCCATAAATTAACTGTGGAAAAAAATTCCATGCAAAGCTCCACCTACACCCGTTCTTGGGTCCTAAACAAACGCCTCCATCCCGTGCAAGTAAGTCGGATTTCATCTTGCAAAAATAGTTTAGCTAAATACGACCTGACTTCTCCCAAGAGCTCCACAACTTCAATCCAATTCCAATCCAAAAGGGTTGGAATTTCAACATATTTAGTATGTAGTCAGGTTAACTTGTTCTTCCATTCTTGATATACCACGGGCACTGTAACACTCATACAAATCAtgataaattaaaactttttaaaaccaaccaacttcataaattgtttacaaaCATAATTTCAAAAGCGTTTGAATATCAGAGTTCCCCAAATCATAAGttcaaaacatgaggatgtgtacggtcacgccttcgctttCCCGCGGTCATctaaagtacttgaaacataacccaaaactgcaagccaacgcttagtgagtttcccccaaaataccaacacataacgaaataacatatatatatatatatatatatatatatatatatatatatatatatatatacacacacacaataaCAACATTTCGgtcccaatcaaccatcgggttagaattcCAACACAccatgggtccaatcaaccatcggattggaataccctaagcccctcaaccatcgggttggaatgccaatacactatgggtccagtcatctTCGGGATGGAATAACCTCGGGCCcactcaaccatcgagttggaattcCCCGGTCTATAGGCTCACACACAAAGTAGTAAAGCCTCAACCATTCAACcaaatatgtgcacatataaATAACATATAAATACAATCAACTAACGGACGAACAAATAGATCTACATAGCACTatgcataacaacatcctatatacaaggatactgatctaacatatcactacagtaCAATAGCATGTATAACAAGATATCGAATCCACAgggtcaacattggtgcctttgacccacaagtacagtgaggagatCTCGCCTCGCAAACTGAACAGAAGCTGATGAGGTCTCGACTCTGAATCTTAGCTCTCTAACTGAAACCTATTTCCACCAATTGACCATTCCATAATAAtcctaaaatacccaaaataccctcaaggtcaaacttggtaaaAGTCAACTCGTTAAACCTACTAAGTCTACTGATTCAACCCAgccgagtcaacccaaccgagtcaactcaaccAAGTTAACTCAGGGTGCGTACTGCTGAGGTATTCGATGCATACATGAGGTCTTACAGATTGACCACCATTGGGGTAGTTGACCGAGTACGCGAGGCATACCCTCGCTAGCCCAAAAATCTTgttaagagcttaatggcttaagctcttacatCGCAACTTCATATCCATGGCCAAAATAcactctagagtcataaagtttccaactttacaacTTTACATGCCTATTAAGAGCTTAACTCAAGGTCATAGTCCATTAAAaccttctacaagatgcatgtAGCAAAACTAACCAATGGGAGTTTATTTTTATGACTTAGGAcccctcctagggtctgaaaggacaactcaaatcatcaagaacatgccatgctcaagataagacatttgggaccaaaaagcaCATGAAATCAACACCTAAGCAAGATCTAGAAAACTAGccatcaaggtatgaactttgtACCTTGAAATGATGGAGAAAGGTGCGAAACTTCCTGATCCATGCTTTGCTTCAAGcttcctgtgacatccccaaaatctcggccagaaaagaccgattttcatttatgcttttaaaataatttcagagtaaatccttttgatttgaaagagttgcggaatttgttcccaaaaacaaaacatgataaaacaatgtttaccaaagca includes these proteins:
- the LOC111912934 gene encoding extensin-like, with protein sequence MLVSRIFPPPPTYRHRHRYHHITYRCRYHLPPPPPTHPPPPPLTPATVTVVTTTIYILPPPPLSPTTNTTATTTHLPPLSPPPTISIATATVTTTTTYHHTPSYTTIIAAINHHHLPPSSA